From Streptomyces sp. TLI_105, the proteins below share one genomic window:
- a CDS encoding VOC family protein, whose product MMPKKIDSVIARQRVDDLDAAVPFYERLTGRTAGRFEFAGVRLASVGPFLLFCGPDEAVQRVAGVSATLTVGDLAAAVEEAVAAGATVVMPPQPTPNGHRAVLRHPHGGVYEYVGP is encoded by the coding sequence ATGATGCCGAAGAAGATCGACTCGGTGATCGCACGACAGCGCGTCGACGACCTGGACGCGGCCGTCCCCTTCTACGAGCGGCTGACGGGCCGAACGGCCGGTCGCTTCGAGTTCGCCGGTGTGCGTCTGGCGAGTGTCGGGCCGTTCCTTCTCTTCTGCGGGCCGGACGAGGCGGTGCAGAGGGTCGCCGGGGTGAGTGCCACCCTGACGGTCGGGGATCTGGCCGCTGCCGTCGAGGAAGCTGTGGCAGCCGGTGCCACCGTGGTGATGCCGCCGCAGCCCACCCCCAACGGTCACCGAGCGGTGCTGCGACACCCGCACGGGGGCGTGTACGAATACGTCGGCCCGTGA
- a CDS encoding VOC family protein, with the protein MLTNIMYVTLYVTDQDRALRFYTEQLGLEKRIDFPNPGGRFLTVGVPGSPVEILLWAHPAAAGQPAEAGATPGPVILESDDLRADFKVFRDRGVTFDEPEPVDYGFGVRIETADPDGNRISLRERGRAGRDNG; encoded by the coding sequence ATGCTGACCAACATCATGTACGTGACGCTCTATGTCACCGATCAGGACCGCGCGCTGCGGTTCTACACCGAGCAGCTCGGCCTGGAGAAGCGCATCGACTTCCCCAACCCCGGCGGACGTTTCCTCACCGTGGGCGTCCCCGGCAGCCCCGTGGAGATCCTCCTGTGGGCGCACCCCGCCGCCGCGGGCCAGCCGGCCGAGGCAGGCGCCACGCCCGGCCCGGTCATCCTCGAGTCCGACGACCTGCGCGCGGACTTCAAGGTGTTCCGCGACCGCGGTGTGACCTTCGACGAGCCGGAGCCGGTGGACTACGGGTTCGGGGTCCGGATCGAGACGGCGGATCCGGACGGCAACCGCATCTCTCTGCGCGAGCGCGGCCGCGCGGGCCGTGACAACGGCTGA
- a CDS encoding non-ribosomal peptide synthetase encodes MPPSRTEDLLDGGPSPAPAPPVLDLIAHQSRTRPAATALVHADARLTYAELAAAVADRARELTARGAGPGRLVALHRPRGIDAIVGLLAVLTTGAAYLPLDVQAPDARNEAILKDACGDLAPAPADVARHGELVLGGPGAGEGAAYVIYTSGSTGTPNGVVVAHDSLAHFIAGATPAYGIGPDDAVLQFSPLHFDASIQEIFTTLGAGGTLVLRTDDMLDVAELLAGCARHGVTYLDLPAAYWHELVYVLTTGSVRLPDRLRTVMIYGEAALPERVAQWRGLVGDRVRLLNGYGPTETTVVATVADLSRHDSGPIPIGRPLPGVRAAVVDGELWLLGGGLTRGYLHRPELNARRFTALDGERAYRTGDLVTIGEDRQILYHGRLDDEVKIGGQRIDPAAVDSVLAGHPKVREAAVVAQQDGDGVKRLVAFVVTEGGTDAEELRDRVRARMPAAAVPAVSIVVALPRTSSGKINRKALRTADPRLSVVDEEPLPPEDRVPLSHAQRRLWLVGQLDGPSAAYNMPIVLHLETAPDRAALAAAVADVAERHEVLRTVFLAPEDEPYQHVLAPTAVRPRTVECPRGELPERVARFAAETFDLSRELPLRVALFLPDDGPGATLAVLLHHVAGDGWSLEPLVTDLAHAYTARAEGRVPDRDPLPVQYADYTLWQNDLLGDADDPDSVTARGLAHWRAALDGLPAATDLPLDRPRPAVRAHDGGLVTATVEPGVHARLARLAEEHDASLLMVLQSALALALRAAGAGERTVLGTPVAGRDDEALDELVGFFVNTLVLPTDTTGDPAFTDLLHRVRDTDLAAFAHQRLPFDLLVEHLNPPRTPGVHPLFQVMLTLRTTGPDAGPFRLGAIEGRFAGEGPATTKFDLTAAFEELRDADGAPAGLRLGLEYARDVLDEDTARVLLAALERALRAAAEHPGAPVPDTGLVDLATRQALDERRARAAARAAETTEKATAPISTEPPAPYTDALRELFAEVLGLDRVGPHEGFFTIGGHSMSGVRLANRIRARLGADVQVRDLLLAPTPDALARRIAARSTNPETDGAPEPARPRPVPRTDRPERIPLSYAQRRLWFIDTLEGPSASYNIPLVLRPAQPLDAGVLAEALTDLSDRHEVLRTRYRSVDGEPHQEILPSVRPPLDVRSVPADRLPDAVAEAAGHVFDLAEETPLRATLVTPDDDGGQVLVLLVHHIAADGWSTGPLLADFTAAYRARAEDEDPTWRPLPVQYADYTLWQRDLLDGPAAEAHLDFWEKTLAGAPAVLELPSARPRPAEATHRGGRAPVTVDAATHQALEAVARRGGATLFMVLQAALAAVLTRHGAGTDLPLATMTAGRDDETLGDLVGFFVNTLVLRTDTSGDPTFAELLERVRRTDLAAYGHQELPFDRVVEHLNPVRTTAHHPLAQIVVQLHHDYTRDAPGAAAAKSLFQEGGPALLDTVSTKFDLTFALDERRDAEGRPAGLAGGLEYATDLFDAPTAALLAAHLERTLRAAAADPGVRIGDVDLFTATDRFRLVDEYNDTATVAPGAPETIHELIGRRAARTPEAPALITDEETVGYGALDARADALAARLRTAGVRRGDTVGVLLERGVSLVVTALAVLKCGAAYLPVDPRLPEARIRLMLEDAGARVVATDQDHVTVVAAPAVLLVDAPDAAGEPLGEDSRATGDDLMYVMFTSGSTGRPKGVGVTHRNVVELAGDRDVRAGGAPRMLVHSATGFDASVFEIWVPLLNGGSLVLTRGDGTDLAETARAVREHGVTAAYFTVGLFHVMADEGLDTLRLLREVWTGGDVAAPAAVQRVLTHCPDTVLVHSYGPTETTFASHNQWFGTGERTLRGAGLHLGRPMDNTRSHVLDDALRPVPPGVPGELYIAGSHVARGYVGRAGLTAERFVPDPFEGDGSRMYRTGDRVLWTPAGELRFLGRADGQIKLRGVRIEPGEVERALAAHPSVGQALVVVREDRPGEKSLVGYVVPRADTPVTEAELLAGARAALPEHLVPSAVVVLDALPLTVNGKPDRTALPAPHRPAAEGGRQPRNAREEVLCALFAEILDVPRVGIDDNFFALGGHSLLGVRLVNRIRGVLGIERTVRDLFRLPTPAGLLGLPEDDGDGTAAALGVLLPLSTRGTRRPLFCVHPGTGVGWAYAGLARHLGDDQPLYALQARALSEPDHRPHSVEAMADDYLEQIRRIQPWGPYRLLGWSYGGLVAHTMAVRLREAGERVELLALMDVHQTGPGSVSVLPPEERTATARPADAGDLAAAMEEIRREDPVLAGFSDAELRAVLRASETHAALMARHVPGVADTETLFFTARRPGEREGALAATWIPFTEGVIDNHTVECGHLQMAEPEPLEKIGRIVAEKLSALQKEETRSQS; translated from the coding sequence ATGCCCCCCAGCAGAACGGAAGACCTGCTCGACGGCGGACCCTCTCCCGCCCCCGCGCCGCCCGTGCTCGACCTGATCGCCCACCAGTCGCGTACCCGCCCCGCCGCCACCGCCCTGGTCCACGCCGACGCCCGCCTGACCTACGCCGAGCTCGCCGCCGCCGTGGCGGACCGGGCCCGGGAGCTCACCGCGCGGGGCGCGGGACCCGGTCGGCTCGTCGCCCTGCACCGGCCCCGCGGCATCGACGCGATCGTCGGGCTCCTCGCCGTCCTCACCACCGGCGCCGCCTATCTGCCCCTCGACGTCCAGGCCCCCGACGCCCGCAACGAGGCGATCCTCAAGGACGCCTGCGGCGACCTGGCACCGGCGCCCGCGGACGTCGCCCGGCACGGCGAACTGGTCCTCGGCGGCCCCGGCGCCGGAGAGGGCGCGGCCTACGTCATCTACACCTCCGGATCCACCGGCACCCCCAACGGCGTGGTCGTCGCCCACGACTCGCTGGCCCACTTCATCGCGGGCGCGACCCCGGCCTACGGCATCGGTCCCGACGACGCGGTCCTCCAGTTCAGCCCGCTCCACTTCGACGCCAGCATCCAGGAGATCTTCACGACCCTCGGCGCCGGCGGCACCCTCGTCCTGCGCACCGACGACATGCTGGACGTCGCCGAACTCCTCGCGGGCTGCGCCCGGCACGGGGTCACCTACCTCGACCTGCCCGCCGCCTACTGGCACGAGCTCGTCTACGTCCTCACCACCGGCTCCGTCCGTCTCCCCGACCGCCTGCGCACCGTCATGATCTACGGCGAGGCCGCCCTGCCCGAGCGCGTCGCCCAGTGGCGCGGCCTCGTCGGCGACCGGGTCCGGCTCCTCAACGGCTACGGCCCCACCGAGACCACCGTCGTGGCCACCGTCGCCGACCTCAGCCGGCACGACTCCGGGCCCATCCCGATCGGCCGGCCGCTGCCCGGTGTCCGCGCCGCCGTCGTCGACGGCGAACTGTGGCTGCTCGGCGGCGGCCTGACCCGCGGCTACCTCCACCGGCCCGAACTGAACGCCCGCCGCTTCACCGCACTCGACGGCGAGCGCGCCTACCGCACCGGCGACCTCGTCACCATCGGCGAGGACCGGCAGATCCTCTACCACGGCCGCCTCGACGACGAGGTGAAGATCGGCGGTCAGCGCATCGACCCCGCCGCCGTCGACTCCGTCCTCGCCGGACACCCGAAGGTCCGGGAGGCCGCCGTCGTCGCCCAGCAGGACGGCGACGGCGTCAAGCGCCTCGTCGCGTTCGTGGTGACCGAGGGCGGCACGGACGCGGAGGAGCTGCGCGACCGGGTGCGCGCGCGCATGCCGGCGGCCGCCGTGCCCGCCGTCTCGATCGTCGTCGCCCTGCCCCGCACCAGCTCGGGCAAGATCAACCGCAAGGCGCTGCGCACCGCCGACCCGCGCCTGTCCGTCGTCGACGAGGAACCCCTGCCTCCCGAGGACCGGGTCCCGCTCTCGCACGCCCAGCGCCGGCTGTGGCTGGTCGGTCAGCTCGACGGACCTTCCGCCGCGTACAACATGCCGATCGTCCTCCACCTGGAGACGGCCCCCGACCGGGCCGCGCTCGCCGCCGCCGTGGCCGACGTCGCCGAACGGCACGAGGTGCTGCGCACCGTCTTCCTCGCCCCCGAGGACGAGCCGTACCAGCACGTCCTCGCCCCCACCGCCGTCCGGCCGCGCACCGTCGAGTGCCCGAGGGGGGAACTTCCCGAGCGGGTCGCCCGGTTCGCGGCCGAGACCTTCGACCTGTCCCGCGAACTGCCCCTGCGCGTCGCCCTGTTCCTGCCTGACGACGGTCCCGGCGCCACCCTGGCCGTCCTGCTCCACCACGTCGCCGGCGACGGCTGGTCCCTCGAACCGCTGGTGACCGACCTCGCCCACGCCTACACCGCCCGCGCCGAGGGCCGCGTCCCCGACCGGGATCCGCTGCCCGTCCAGTACGCCGACTACACGCTCTGGCAGAACGACCTCCTCGGCGACGCCGACGACCCCGACTCCGTCACGGCCCGGGGCCTCGCCCACTGGCGCGCGGCCCTGGACGGCCTGCCCGCCGCGACCGACCTGCCCCTCGACCGGCCCCGGCCCGCCGTCCGCGCCCACGACGGCGGCCTGGTCACCGCCACCGTCGAACCGGGCGTCCACGCACGGCTCGCCCGCCTCGCCGAGGAGCACGACGCCAGCCTGCTCATGGTGCTGCAGTCCGCGCTCGCGCTCGCCCTGCGCGCCGCCGGCGCCGGAGAGCGCACCGTCCTCGGCACCCCCGTCGCCGGACGCGACGACGAGGCCCTCGACGAGCTCGTCGGCTTCTTCGTCAACACCCTGGTGCTGCCCACCGACACCACCGGCGACCCCGCCTTCACCGACCTCCTGCACCGGGTCCGCGACACCGACCTCGCCGCCTTCGCCCACCAGCGGCTGCCCTTCGACCTCCTCGTGGAGCACCTCAACCCGCCCCGCACGCCCGGCGTCCACCCCCTCTTCCAGGTGATGCTCACCCTGCGGACCACGGGCCCCGACGCCGGACCCTTCCGCCTCGGCGCGATCGAGGGCCGCTTCGCCGGCGAAGGACCGGCCACCACCAAGTTCGACCTCACGGCCGCCTTCGAGGAACTCCGGGACGCCGACGGCGCCCCCGCCGGACTGCGGCTCGGCCTGGAGTACGCGCGCGACGTACTCGACGAGGACACCGCCCGCGTCCTGCTCGCCGCCCTGGAGCGCGCCCTGCGCGCCGCCGCCGAGCACCCCGGGGCCCCGGTCCCGGACACCGGCCTCGTCGACCTCGCGACCCGGCAGGCCCTGGACGAACGGCGCGCCCGCGCCGCCGCGCGCGCCGCCGAGACCACCGAGAAGGCGACGGCGCCCATCAGCACGGAGCCTCCCGCGCCGTACACCGACGCCCTGCGGGAACTCTTCGCCGAGGTCCTCGGCCTCGACCGGGTCGGCCCCCACGAGGGCTTCTTCACCATCGGCGGCCACTCCATGAGCGGCGTGCGCCTCGCCAACCGGATCCGCGCCCGCCTAGGCGCCGACGTCCAGGTCCGCGACCTGCTCCTCGCGCCCACCCCCGACGCCCTCGCCCGCCGCATCGCCGCCCGGTCCACCAACCCGGAGACGGACGGCGCGCCCGAGCCCGCGCGCCCCCGCCCCGTCCCGCGCACGGACCGGCCGGAGCGCATCCCCCTGTCGTACGCCCAGCGCAGGCTGTGGTTCATCGACACCCTCGAAGGCCCCAGCGCCTCCTACAACATCCCCCTCGTCCTCCGGCCGGCACAGCCCCTCGACGCCGGCGTGCTCGCCGAGGCCCTCACCGACCTCTCCGACCGGCACGAGGTGCTCCGCACCCGCTACCGCAGCGTCGACGGCGAACCCCACCAGGAGATCCTGCCCTCCGTACGGCCCCCGCTGGACGTACGGTCCGTCCCCGCCGACCGGCTCCCGGACGCCGTCGCCGAAGCCGCGGGACACGTCTTCGACCTCGCCGAGGAGACGCCCCTGCGCGCCACCCTCGTCACCCCCGACGACGACGGCGGACAGGTCCTGGTCCTGCTCGTCCACCACATCGCCGCCGACGGCTGGTCCACCGGCCCCCTCCTCGCCGACTTCACCGCCGCCTACCGCGCCCGCGCCGAAGACGAGGACCCCACCTGGCGGCCGCTGCCCGTCCAGTACGCCGACTACACCCTCTGGCAGCGCGACCTCCTCGACGGCCCGGCCGCCGAGGCCCACCTCGACTTCTGGGAGAAGACCCTCGCCGGCGCCCCCGCCGTGCTCGAACTCCCCTCCGCCCGCCCCCGGCCCGCCGAAGCCACCCACCGCGGCGGCCGCGCCCCCGTCACCGTCGACGCCGCCACCCACCAGGCCCTCGAAGCCGTCGCCCGGCGCGGCGGCGCCACCCTCTTCATGGTCCTCCAGGCCGCCCTGGCCGCCGTCCTCACCCGGCACGGCGCGGGCACCGACCTACCGCTCGCCACCATGACCGCAGGACGCGACGACGAGACGCTCGGCGACCTGGTCGGCTTCTTCGTCAACACCCTGGTGCTGCGCACCGACACCTCCGGCGACCCCACCTTCGCCGAACTCCTCGAACGGGTCCGGCGGACCGACCTCGCCGCCTACGGACACCAGGAGCTCCCCTTCGACCGGGTCGTCGAGCACCTCAACCCGGTCCGCACCACCGCCCACCACCCGCTGGCCCAGATCGTCGTCCAGCTCCACCACGACTACACCCGCGACGCCCCCGGCGCGGCCGCCGCGAAGAGCCTCTTCCAGGAGGGCGGACCGGCGCTCCTCGACACCGTCTCCACCAAGTTCGACCTGACCTTCGCCCTCGACGAGCGGCGGGACGCGGAAGGCCGGCCCGCCGGCCTGGCCGGCGGCCTCGAGTACGCCACGGACCTGTTCGACGCCCCCACCGCCGCGCTGCTCGCCGCCCACCTGGAGCGGACCCTGCGGGCCGCCGCGGCCGATCCCGGCGTACGGATCGGGGACGTCGACCTGTTCACCGCCACCGACCGGTTCCGGCTGGTCGACGAGTACAACGACACCGCCACCGTGGCCCCCGGCGCGCCGGAGACGATCCACGAGCTGATCGGCCGCCGGGCCGCGCGCACCCCCGAAGCGCCCGCGCTGATCACCGACGAGGAGACCGTCGGCTACGGAGCGCTCGACGCCCGCGCCGACGCGCTGGCCGCCCGCCTCCGGACCGCCGGCGTGCGCCGCGGCGACACCGTCGGCGTCCTCCTCGAACGTGGCGTGTCCCTGGTGGTGACGGCCCTCGCGGTCCTCAAGTGCGGCGCCGCCTACCTTCCTGTGGACCCGCGCCTTCCCGAGGCCAGGATCCGGCTGATGCTGGAGGACGCCGGGGCACGCGTGGTGGCGACGGACCAGGACCACGTCACCGTGGTCGCCGCCCCGGCCGTTCTCCTCGTGGACGCGCCCGACGCCGCCGGGGAGCCCCTCGGCGAGGACTCCCGTGCCACCGGGGACGACCTGATGTACGTGATGTTCACGTCCGGGTCGACGGGCCGGCCGAAGGGCGTCGGCGTCACCCACCGCAACGTCGTGGAGCTCGCCGGAGACCGCGACGTCCGCGCCGGCGGAGCGCCCCGGATGCTCGTCCACTCGGCGACCGGATTCGACGCCTCCGTCTTCGAGATCTGGGTGCCGCTCCTGAACGGCGGCAGCCTCGTCCTCACCCGCGGCGACGGCACGGACCTGGCCGAGACCGCCCGCGCCGTCCGCGAACACGGCGTCACCGCCGCCTACTTCACCGTCGGCCTCTTCCACGTCATGGCCGACGAGGGACTGGACACGCTCCGGCTGCTGCGCGAGGTGTGGACCGGCGGCGACGTCGCCGCCCCGGCCGCCGTCCAACGGGTCCTCACCCACTGCCCGGACACCGTCCTCGTCCACTCCTACGGCCCCACCGAGACCACCTTCGCCTCCCACAACCAGTGGTTCGGCACCGGCGAACGCACCCTGCGGGGCGCCGGACTCCACCTCGGGCGGCCGATGGACAACACCCGCAGCCACGTCCTCGACGACGCCCTGCGCCCCGTCCCGCCGGGCGTCCCCGGCGAGCTGTACATCGCCGGCTCGCACGTGGCCCGCGGCTACGTCGGCCGGGCCGGACTGACCGCCGAACGGTTCGTCCCCGACCCGTTCGAAGGGGACGGCAGCCGCATGTACCGCACGGGCGACCGCGTGCTGTGGACCCCCGCGGGCGAACTCCGGTTCCTCGGAAGGGCCGACGGCCAGATCAAGCTGCGCGGCGTGCGGATCGAACCCGGAGAGGTCGAGCGGGCCCTCGCCGCGCACCCCTCGGTGGGCCAGGCCCTCGTCGTGGTCCGCGAGGACCGGCCCGGCGAGAAGAGCCTCGTGGGCTACGTCGTCCCCCGCGCGGACACACCGGTCACCGAGGCCGAACTGCTCGCCGGGGCGCGCGCCGCGCTCCCCGAGCACCTCGTGCCGTCCGCCGTCGTCGTCCTCGACGCCCTGCCGCTGACCGTCAACGGCAAACCCGACCGCACGGCGCTCCCCGCACCGCACCGGCCCGCCGCCGAGGGCGGCCGACAGCCCCGCAACGCCCGCGAGGAGGTGCTGTGCGCGCTGTTCGCCGAGATCCTCGACGTGCCCCGGGTCGGCATCGACGACAACTTCTTCGCCCTGGGCGGCCACTCGCTGCTCGGCGTCCGCCTGGTCAACCGGATCCGCGGCGTCCTCGGCATCGAGCGCACCGTCCGCGACCTGTTCCGCCTGCCCACCCCCGCCGGGCTCCTCGGCCTGCCGGAGGACGACGGCGACGGCACGGCCGCCGCCCTGGGCGTCCTGCTCCCGCTCAGCACCCGCGGCACCCGCCGCCCGCTGTTCTGCGTCCACCCCGGCACCGGCGTCGGCTGGGCCTACGCCGGACTCGCCCGCCATCTCGGCGACGACCAGCCGCTGTACGCCCTGCAGGCCCGCGCGCTGAGCGAGCCCGACCACCGGCCGCACAGCGTCGAGGCGATGGCCGACGACTACCTGGAGCAGATCCGGCGGATCCAGCCCTGGGGACCGTACCGGCTGCTCGGCTGGTCGTACGGAGGCCTCGTCGCCCACACCATGGCCGTACGGCTCCGCGAGGCCGGCGAGCGGGTCGAACTGCTCGCGCTGATGGACGTCCACCAGACCGGGCCCGGAAGCGTCTCCGTCCTCCCGCCCGAGGAGCGGACGGCGACGGCCCGGCCCGCGGACGCCGGGGACCTCGCCGCGGCGATGGAGGAGATCCGCCGCGAGGACCCCGTCCTCGCCGGGTTCTCCGACGCGGAACTCCGGGCGGTCCTCCGCGCCTCCGAGACGCACGCCGCCCTCATGGCCCGGCACGTGCCGGGCGTCGCCGACACCGAAACGCTGTTCTTCACCGCCCGCAGGCCGGGGGAGCGCGAAGGCGCCCTCGCCGCCACCTGGATTCCCTTCACCGAGGGCGTCATCGACAATCACACCGTCGAATGCGGCCACCTCCAAATGGCCGAACCGGAACCTCTCGAAAAAATCGGAAGAATAGTCGCGGAGAAACTCTCCGCGCTTCAGAAGGAAGAAACGAGGAGCCAGTCATGA
- a CDS encoding MbtH family protein, with amino-acid sequence MSESVNPFDNAEGTFHVVVNDEGQHSLWPAFADVPAGWTSVWGAGDRAGALEYITAHWTDIRPRSLVAQYA; translated from the coding sequence ATGAGCGAGTCCGTCAACCCGTTCGACAACGCCGAGGGCACCTTCCACGTCGTCGTGAACGACGAGGGCCAGCACTCCCTGTGGCCCGCCTTCGCGGACGTCCCGGCGGGCTGGACCAGCGTCTGGGGCGCTGGCGACCGCGCCGGGGCCCTGGAGTACATCACCGCCCACTGGACCGACATCCGCCCCCGCAGCCTCGTCGCCCAGTACGCCTGA
- a CDS encoding cobalamin B12-binding domain-containing protein, whose translation MKILLSGTASDSHTWNLVYLRLFLEEQGHEVVGLGPCAPAELLVAGCLRHAPDAVVLSSVNGHGYRDGLAAVRRLREVHALAGLPVVLGGKLGVAGHRQEADVARLTEAGCDAVLGEDLDALREFLAARARREVPA comes from the coding sequence ATGAAGATACTCCTGAGCGGAACCGCATCGGATTCCCACACATGGAATCTCGTGTACCTCCGTCTCTTCCTCGAGGAACAGGGCCACGAGGTCGTCGGGCTCGGTCCCTGCGCCCCCGCCGAGCTGCTGGTCGCCGGCTGTCTGCGGCACGCGCCCGACGCGGTGGTGCTCAGCAGCGTCAACGGGCACGGCTACCGCGACGGACTCGCCGCCGTCCGTCGGCTGCGCGAGGTGCACGCCCTGGCCGGCCTTCCCGTGGTGCTCGGAGGAAAGCTCGGCGTCGCCGGACACCGCCAGGAAGCCGACGTGGCACGGCTCACCGAGGCCGGCTGCGACGCCGTGCTCGGCGAGGACCTGGACGCCCTGCGCGAGTTCCTCGCCGCGCGCGCCCGCAGGGAGGTGCCGGCTTGA
- a CDS encoding methylaspartate mutase, with the protein MTAPAPLPGFGGFVAASMTAGRLVVQPRMGFGDPGRMRAGLARTRAATAHTAGTLTVDSYTRVGDLAAARAAVADGSRLNGYPIAAHSPATTRTVLDGLFDADFPVQVRHGSARPLAIVRALTAAGLDATEGGPVSYCLPYGRTPLRESVTAWARACELLAATARPGVVPHLESFGGCLLGQLCPPGLLVAVSVLECLFFARFGLRSVSLSYAQQTDPGQDEEALRALHRLAAEFLPDDVDHHVVLYTYMGVYPRTEQGATRLLEASARLAVRSGAGRLIVKTTAEAHRIPTVEENVRALETAAAAAALAGPPAPTLTAEGDGEVYQEARTLIETVLGLHPDLSRALPAAFERGLLDVPFCLHPDNAGRSVGFVDPEGRLRWARTGAMPIRPDTAADAAPLTSAGLLAALHHVADRYDSPRHRDGDHDRPPATPLTV; encoded by the coding sequence TTGACCGCCCCCGCCCCCCTCCCCGGCTTCGGCGGCTTCGTCGCGGCGTCCATGACCGCCGGCCGGCTCGTCGTCCAGCCCCGCATGGGCTTCGGCGACCCCGGCCGCATGCGGGCCGGACTCGCCCGGACCAGGGCCGCCACCGCCCACACCGCGGGCACCCTGACCGTCGACAGCTACACCCGCGTCGGCGACCTCGCCGCCGCCCGCGCCGCCGTGGCCGACGGAAGCCGCCTCAACGGCTACCCGATCGCCGCGCACTCCCCGGCCACCACCCGGACCGTCCTCGACGGCCTGTTCGACGCCGACTTCCCCGTACAGGTCCGGCACGGCTCCGCCCGCCCCCTGGCCATCGTCCGGGCGCTCACCGCGGCCGGCCTCGACGCCACCGAGGGCGGCCCCGTCTCCTACTGCCTGCCCTACGGCCGCACCCCCCTGCGGGAGTCCGTCACCGCCTGGGCCCGCGCCTGCGAACTCCTCGCCGCCACGGCGCGGCCCGGCGTCGTGCCCCATCTGGAGAGCTTCGGCGGCTGCCTCCTCGGCCAGCTCTGCCCGCCGGGCCTGCTGGTGGCCGTGAGCGTCCTGGAGTGCCTGTTCTTCGCCCGGTTCGGGCTGCGCAGCGTCTCCCTCAGCTACGCCCAGCAGACCGACCCGGGGCAGGACGAGGAGGCCCTGCGCGCCCTGCACCGGCTCGCCGCCGAGTTCCTGCCCGACGACGTCGACCACCACGTCGTCCTCTACACCTACATGGGCGTCTACCCCCGCACCGAACAGGGCGCCACCCGTCTCCTGGAAGCCTCCGCCCGGCTCGCCGTGCGCTCCGGCGCCGGCCGCCTCATCGTCAAGACCACCGCGGAGGCCCACCGCATCCCGACCGTCGAGGAGAACGTCCGCGCCCTGGAGACCGCCGCCGCGGCCGCCGCGCTCGCCGGCCCCCCGGCCCCCACCCTCACGGCCGAAGGGGACGGCGAGGTGTACCAGGAGGCCCGCACCCTGATCGAGACCGTCCTCGGCCTCCACCCCGACCTGTCCCGGGCCCTGCCGGCCGCCTTCGAACGGGGGCTGCTCGACGTGCCGTTCTGCCTCCACCCCGACAACGCCGGCCGCTCCGTGGGATTCGTCGACCCCGAGGGACGGCTCCGCTGGGCACGGACCGGCGCCATGCCGATCCGCCCGGACACGGCCGCCGACGCCGCCCCGCTCACCTCGGCCGGTCTGCTCGCCGCCCTCCACCACGTCGCCGACCGCTACGACAGCCCCCGGCACCGCGACGGCGACCACGACCGCCCGCCGGCCACCCCGCTCACCGTCTGA
- a CDS encoding asparagine synthetase A: MDQPLSAGVPATPPPLGEHLRSPRLRAAMLVQQEALHAARAFLRGEGFTELLPPLVGPVTDPGGRGAKALDVDYYGHPYKLMTSAILYKQASLRGFPRLFYVAPNVRVEPEETATTGRHLVEFHQIDVEIADGSREDAQEIAAGLLTHVTEHVWTAVPEILGELGRVEGDFADVRAGKYDVRTHDDAVARLLAAGHPQNPDGEIDWAGERILSLESDRPFFVNDYPKGSRGFYDREDPERPGVLRNFDLIAPHGYGELVSGSEREADYATIVTRMRESGENPAKYAWYLKEARDGMPASAGFGMGLQRLVRFLTGLDALWQVSAYPKLPGVVAP, from the coding sequence ATGGACCAGCCCCTCTCCGCCGGCGTACCGGCGACCCCGCCCCCGCTGGGCGAGCACCTCCGCTCGCCCCGGCTGCGCGCCGCCATGCTCGTCCAGCAGGAGGCCCTCCACGCCGCCCGCGCGTTCCTGCGCGGCGAGGGCTTCACCGAGCTGCTGCCCCCGCTCGTCGGGCCCGTCACCGACCCCGGCGGCCGCGGCGCCAAGGCCCTCGACGTCGACTACTACGGCCACCCGTACAAGCTGATGACCAGCGCCATCCTCTACAAGCAGGCCTCCCTGCGCGGCTTCCCCCGGCTCTTCTACGTCGCCCCCAACGTGCGCGTCGAGCCCGAGGAGACCGCCACCACCGGCCGTCACCTCGTCGAGTTCCACCAGATCGACGTGGAGATCGCCGACGGGAGCCGCGAGGACGCCCAGGAGATCGCCGCCGGCCTGCTCACCCACGTCACCGAGCACGTGTGGACCGCCGTCCCCGAGATCCTCGGTGAACTCGGCCGGGTCGAGGGGGACTTCGCCGACGTCCGCGCCGGCAAGTACGACGTCCGCACCCACGACGACGCCGTGGCCCGCCTCCTCGCCGCCGGTCACCCGCAGAACCCCGACGGCGAGATCGACTGGGCCGGCGAGCGAATCCTCTCCCTGGAGAGCGACCGCCCCTTCTTCGTCAACGACTACCCCAAGGGCTCCCGCGGCTTCTACGACCGAGAGGATCCCGAACGCCCCGGCGTCCTGCGCAACTTCGACCTGATCGCCCCGCACGGATACGGCGAGCTCGTCTCCGGCAGCGAGCGCGAGGCCGACTACGCCACCATCGTCACCCGCATGCGCGAGAGCGGGGAGAACCCCGCCAAGTACGCCTGGTACCTCAAGGAGGCCCGCGACGGCATGCCGGCCAGCGCCGGATTCGGCATGGGCCTGCAGCGCCTGGTCCGCTTCCTCACGGGCCTCGACGCCCTGTGGCAGGTCAGCGCCTACCCGAAGCTCCCTGGGGTGGTGGCCCCGTGA